A single window of Archangium gephyra DNA harbors:
- a CDS encoding TolB family protein, with amino-acid sequence MSSLLSLPLALLLHAAPAATPEPVLFAPGVVSTGHEEFGITFSPDGRTVVFNRADPTRFKFQLLMVSHWRDGRWTAPEVLPFSGRYRDIDPAFTPDGRRLFFASVRPQSSGEAVHADFDVWFVERTDKGWGTPRLAEGLNTPEAETNTSVTREGAVYVTRSPKDGKRRIYRHAPQGAGWGPGEPLPEVINSGHGDGNHFVDAEERYLVFSSQRPGGMAPEAYDLYVSERKDGHWGMPRNLGPAINRLDGGLTPTVVPARGSLVYAQRRPFLSEMPERPLTTKEFATRLESPGNGNGDFYEVQLTAVGLPTPGR; translated from the coding sequence ATGTCCTCGCTCCTGTCCCTCCCCCTCGCACTGCTGCTCCACGCCGCTCCCGCCGCCACCCCCGAGCCCGTGCTCTTCGCCCCGGGCGTGGTGTCCACCGGCCACGAGGAGTTCGGCATCACGTTCTCGCCGGATGGGCGCACGGTGGTGTTCAACCGGGCGGACCCCACGCGCTTCAAGTTCCAGCTGCTGATGGTCTCCCACTGGCGGGACGGCCGCTGGACGGCGCCCGAGGTGCTGCCCTTCTCGGGCCGCTACCGGGACATCGACCCGGCCTTCACTCCGGACGGCAGGCGGCTCTTCTTCGCCTCGGTGCGGCCCCAGTCCTCGGGCGAGGCGGTGCACGCGGACTTCGACGTCTGGTTCGTCGAGCGCACGGACAAGGGCTGGGGGACGCCGCGGCTGGCCGAGGGCCTCAACACCCCGGAGGCCGAGACGAACACCTCGGTGACGCGCGAGGGCGCCGTCTACGTGACCCGCAGCCCGAAGGATGGCAAGCGGCGCATCTACCGGCACGCGCCGCAGGGGGCGGGGTGGGGCCCGGGCGAGCCGCTGCCGGAGGTCATCAACTCGGGCCACGGGGACGGCAACCACTTCGTGGACGCGGAGGAGCGCTACCTCGTCTTCTCCTCGCAGCGGCCGGGAGGGATGGCACCGGAGGCCTATGACCTGTACGTCAGTGAGCGGAAGGACGGCCACTGGGGCATGCCGCGCAACCTGGGACCGGCCATCAACCGGCTCGATGGGGGGCTCACCCCGACGGTGGTGCCCGCGCGGGGCTCGCTCGTCTACGCCCAGCGGCGGCCCTTCCTCTCCGAGATGCCCGAGCGTCCGCTGACCACGAAGGAGTTCGCCACGAGGCTGGAGTCGCCGGGCAACGGAAATGGCGACTTCTACGAAGTGCAACTCACGGCGGTGGGGCTGCCCACGCCGGGCAGGTAG
- a CDS encoding penicillin-binding protein 1A, producing the protein MNPAREMSSQPSSLPPAPPPAPPAPPARPSLGARLWRWTKRLLVLGAVGVVLLVLTILGGYLYYSRELPSVEALRNYSLPQVTKVRCADGSICSEFFQPQGRRTVVDIKELPPHVRNAFLAAEDADFYKHEGLDIFGIIRAAVKNLIPGSRKSGASTITQQVVKNMLLTPERSLARKIREWILTPRVEQALTKDQILGLYINQSYYGQGRDGIEEAALYYFGKQAKHLNIGEAAVLAGTVQSPNRINPEKNIVKAKQRQRYVLGQMAGQGFVPQAIVDKEMDKPIVLSPRPPPEVGSYYAEEIRRTLVARYGGDAVLTGGLRVDIAMDPKLQVLADEAVRKGLEAVDRRQGYRGPVGTLEPARFEQLKPLLAKQIEEAGRRQKEGAYVADLASLAQSPTTPPPPEQAPAVVTETEQEEEARLSADEKLALAVQLQPLKEGLKVHGFVSQVDDTGKKARVELVGRAAELTFSTVTWARFKGKGAPAKMSDVMKPGDIVRVRITRVTPSPALLEATLDQVPLVQGGLVVINPRNRYVVALVGGYDFAASPFNRATQARRQPGSSFKPFLYGAALGSGRFTPISTVNDAPEAIRDPYTGKTWKPQNYDRSFDGPMTLRQALTKSKNTVSVRLIEAITPATAIDFARRAGIRSELPENLTLALGTGEVTLLEAANAYATLQANGRYAEPLMILKVADAQGKVLEEHQPAFEETLPPAVAYLTTSLMRSVVEEGTARAVTELNRPAAGKTGTANESRDTWFSGYTADWVASAWVGFDDHSPLGSSETGGRAPLPIWLEFMRAAHEGLPSREFEVPPGVVQVRIDPVTGLLAGNSVPGRLESFLDGTQPTAEAPPPGHVSPSDFFLQEGSRGGL; encoded by the coding sequence ATGAACCCGGCCCGAGAGATGAGCTCCCAGCCCTCTTCCCTTCCTCCCGCCCCTCCTCCGGCGCCCCCGGCTCCTCCGGCCCGTCCCAGTCTGGGCGCCCGGCTGTGGCGCTGGACGAAGCGGCTCCTCGTCCTCGGCGCCGTGGGCGTCGTGCTGCTCGTGCTCACCATCCTGGGCGGATACCTGTACTACAGCCGGGAGCTCCCCTCGGTGGAGGCGCTGCGCAACTACAGCCTGCCCCAGGTCACCAAGGTGCGCTGTGCCGACGGCTCCATCTGCTCCGAGTTCTTCCAGCCGCAGGGGCGCCGCACCGTGGTGGACATCAAGGAGCTGCCTCCCCACGTGCGCAACGCCTTCCTCGCCGCCGAGGACGCCGACTTCTACAAGCACGAGGGTCTCGACATCTTCGGCATCATCCGCGCCGCGGTGAAGAACCTCATCCCCGGCAGCCGCAAGTCCGGTGCCTCCACCATCACGCAGCAGGTGGTGAAGAACATGCTGCTCACGCCCGAGCGCAGCCTCGCGCGCAAGATTCGCGAGTGGATCCTCACCCCACGCGTGGAGCAGGCCCTCACCAAGGATCAGATCCTCGGCCTCTACATCAACCAGTCCTATTACGGGCAGGGCCGCGATGGCATCGAGGAGGCCGCGCTCTACTACTTCGGCAAGCAGGCCAAACACCTGAACATCGGTGAGGCCGCGGTGCTCGCGGGCACCGTACAGTCGCCCAACCGCATCAACCCGGAGAAGAACATCGTCAAGGCCAAGCAGCGCCAGCGCTACGTGCTGGGGCAGATGGCCGGGCAGGGCTTCGTTCCCCAGGCGATCGTGGACAAGGAGATGGACAAGCCCATCGTCCTCTCCCCGCGGCCGCCCCCCGAGGTGGGCTCCTACTACGCCGAGGAGATCCGCCGCACGCTGGTGGCCCGCTACGGCGGTGATGCCGTGCTCACCGGCGGCCTGCGCGTGGACATCGCCATGGATCCCAAGCTCCAGGTGCTCGCCGACGAGGCCGTGCGCAAGGGGCTGGAGGCCGTGGACCGGCGCCAGGGCTACCGCGGCCCCGTGGGCACGCTGGAGCCCGCGCGCTTCGAGCAGCTCAAGCCGCTCCTCGCCAAGCAGATCGAGGAGGCCGGCCGCCGCCAGAAGGAAGGCGCCTACGTGGCCGACCTCGCCTCGCTCGCGCAGTCCCCCACCACGCCCCCGCCGCCCGAGCAGGCCCCCGCGGTGGTCACCGAGACCGAGCAGGAGGAAGAGGCCCGGCTCTCCGCCGACGAGAAGCTCGCGCTCGCCGTGCAGCTCCAGCCCCTCAAGGAGGGCCTGAAGGTCCACGGCTTCGTCTCTCAGGTGGATGACACGGGCAAGAAGGCCCGCGTGGAGCTGGTGGGCCGCGCCGCGGAGCTCACCTTCTCCACCGTCACCTGGGCGCGCTTCAAGGGCAAGGGCGCCCCCGCGAAGATGTCCGACGTGATGAAGCCCGGTGACATCGTCCGGGTGCGGATCACCCGCGTCACGCCCTCGCCCGCGCTGCTCGAGGCCACGCTGGACCAGGTTCCGCTCGTGCAGGGCGGCCTCGTCGTCATCAACCCGCGCAACCGCTACGTGGTGGCGCTGGTGGGCGGCTACGACTTCGCGGCTTCGCCCTTCAACCGCGCCACCCAGGCCCGGCGCCAGCCCGGCTCGTCCTTCAAGCCCTTCCTCTACGGCGCCGCGCTCGGCAGCGGCCGCTTCACCCCCATCAGCACGGTGAACGACGCCCCCGAGGCCATCCGGGATCCGTACACCGGCAAGACGTGGAAGCCGCAGAACTACGACCGCTCCTTCGACGGCCCCATGACGCTGCGCCAGGCGCTCACCAAGTCCAAGAACACCGTGTCCGTGCGCCTCATCGAGGCGATCACCCCGGCCACCGCCATCGACTTCGCCCGCCGCGCGGGCATCCGCTCGGAGCTGCCGGAGAACCTCACCCTGGCGCTGGGCACCGGCGAGGTCACCCTGCTGGAGGCCGCCAACGCCTACGCCACCCTGCAGGCCAACGGCCGCTACGCCGAGCCGCTGATGATCCTCAAGGTGGCGGACGCGCAGGGCAAGGTGCTCGAGGAGCACCAGCCGGCCTTCGAGGAGACACTGCCCCCGGCGGTGGCCTACCTCACCACGTCGCTGATGCGCAGCGTGGTGGAGGAGGGCACGGCCCGCGCGGTGACGGAGCTCAACCGTCCCGCCGCCGGCAAGACGGGCACCGCCAACGAGAGCCGCGACACCTGGTTCTCCGGCTACACCGCCGACTGGGTGGCCAGCGCGTGGGTGGGCTTCGATGACCACTCGCCCCTGGGCAGCTCCGAGACGGGTGGCCGCGCCCCGCTCCCCATCTGGCTGGAGTTCATGCGCGCCGCCCACGAGGGCCTGCCCTCGCGCGAGTTCGAGGTGCCCCCGGGTGTGGTGCAGGTGCGCATCGACCCCGTCACCGGCCTGCTCGCGGGCAACTCCGTGCCCGGCCGGCTCGAGTCCTTCCTCGACGGCACCCAACCCACCGCCGAGGCGCCCCCGCCCGGCCACGTCAGCCCGAGCGACTTCTTCCTCCAGGAAGGTAGCCGGGGGGGTTTGTGA
- a CDS encoding HNH endonuclease, which yields MLSLGAEREYAGNVGYADELETVYRYDSFVPNHLQMSEGDLLLLCDRKAVLGIARISWIHRYDEPKKLRRCSVCRIATIKERKEKRPRYKCRDGHEFDEPVETLEPCTHYAAYFDRAFRRVPGTISVQEVRQACPRYNGQLAMQEVELARLEGASRALLGLAEALPEGGPGLGLVANDASEDSYVPDGRDERERTARQIRARRGQAAFRQKLRERFHDTCLVTRCRLSDLLEAAHISPYRGEKDNHPSNGLLLRADIHTLFDLDLLGINPETLQISLHPRLRGMGYENFAGAVLACDSQLLSREALEFRWRRFQAGMLK from the coding sequence GTGCTCTCTCTGGGAGCAGAGCGCGAATACGCAGGGAACGTGGGGTATGCCGATGAGTTGGAGACGGTCTACCGCTACGACAGCTTCGTTCCGAATCATCTGCAGATGAGCGAAGGCGATCTCCTGCTCCTCTGCGATCGCAAGGCCGTGCTGGGGATCGCGCGGATCTCCTGGATCCATCGCTACGACGAGCCCAAGAAGTTGAGGCGCTGCTCGGTCTGCAGGATTGCGACCATCAAGGAACGCAAGGAGAAGCGTCCTCGGTACAAGTGCAGGGATGGCCACGAGTTCGATGAGCCCGTGGAGACGTTGGAGCCATGCACCCATTACGCGGCGTACTTCGATAGAGCGTTCCGCAGGGTTCCCGGAACCATCTCCGTGCAGGAGGTGCGGCAGGCTTGTCCGAGGTACAACGGACAGCTCGCCATGCAGGAGGTGGAACTGGCGCGCCTGGAGGGAGCTTCGAGGGCGCTGCTTGGGCTGGCGGAGGCGCTGCCCGAAGGAGGCCCGGGTCTTGGCCTCGTGGCCAACGATGCTTCAGAGGACTCGTATGTTCCTGATGGGCGGGATGAACGAGAGCGCACCGCCCGGCAGATACGTGCGCGCCGGGGACAGGCTGCCTTCCGGCAGAAGCTGCGCGAGCGCTTCCATGACACGTGCCTGGTGACCCGGTGCAGGTTGTCAGATCTGCTCGAGGCAGCGCACATCTCTCCCTATCGGGGCGAGAAGGACAACCATCCCTCGAACGGGTTGTTGCTCCGTGCAGACATCCACACGCTCTTTGATCTGGACCTGCTCGGAATCAATCCGGAGACACTCCAGATCAGCCTGCACCCCAGGTTGAGAGGCATGGGTTACGAGAATTTCGCAGGTGCGGTACTTGCCTGCGATTCACAACTGCTGAGCAGGGAGGCGCTGGAGTTCCGCTGGAGGAGATTCCAGGCGGGCATGCTGAAGTAG
- a CDS encoding VCBS repeat-containing protein gives MSRALAAALLLAALPAPAAQTPASPPAATTAPATPALERLAQAVATDVRAMKPEAPVALHLSGGAPELRRAFGTLLASRLASAGLTPVVLEAPSPEAAESLAREQGAHALVRLTLGVEAGELRARGDAFSTWVNFWSGRTATRAPSPAAAIAQAVEADAAALALAAVEPPRTPTPATEEPRPLRLLGAVLARLPSPPAALAAGDLDGDGKDEVAVLTAHAVHVFTAEGRLLAERSLDVLPPGPAPTREPFGALAVLAGPPRLAAWATRFAHGEVLTLENGALRGVSRLEAVPLGPDARGNFVPGQTAFAPEVRLGTGEQRLAVTSRFTTFSTANSRLLLVHPEGSASFFAQPSVAPVPLSGLGAGSALGDLDGDGTPELLTTSPELQPSPDVLRVFKTNGSDPTAHEPLWQGALPSGRALSVVTANLDGDKRREVVVGLTKPDGTGELFLLRQGAP, from the coding sequence GTGAGCCGGGCCCTCGCCGCCGCCCTTCTCCTGGCCGCGCTCCCCGCTCCGGCCGCCCAGACTCCCGCTTCGCCACCAGCCGCCACGACGGCGCCGGCCACGCCCGCCCTCGAGCGGCTCGCCCAGGCCGTGGCCACCGACGTGCGGGCGATGAAGCCCGAAGCCCCCGTGGCCCTCCACCTCTCCGGCGGCGCTCCCGAGCTGCGGCGTGCCTTCGGGACGCTGCTCGCTTCGCGCCTCGCCTCCGCCGGGCTCACCCCCGTGGTGCTGGAGGCCCCCTCGCCCGAGGCCGCCGAGTCCCTCGCCCGTGAGCAGGGTGCCCATGCCCTGGTGCGGCTCACCCTCGGCGTGGAAGCCGGAGAGCTGCGCGCCCGCGGCGATGCGTTCAGCACCTGGGTGAACTTCTGGTCCGGCCGCACCGCCACCCGCGCGCCCTCGCCCGCCGCCGCCATCGCCCAGGCCGTGGAGGCGGATGCCGCGGCGCTCGCACTCGCCGCCGTGGAGCCTCCGCGTACGCCCACTCCGGCCACCGAGGAGCCGCGCCCCCTGCGCCTGCTGGGCGCCGTGCTCGCGCGCCTGCCTTCTCCGCCCGCCGCGCTCGCCGCGGGAGATCTCGACGGGGACGGCAAGGACGAGGTGGCCGTGCTCACCGCGCACGCCGTGCACGTCTTCACCGCCGAGGGGCGTCTGCTCGCGGAGCGCTCGCTGGACGTGCTGCCTCCGGGCCCCGCTCCCACCCGTGAGCCCTTCGGCGCGCTCGCCGTCCTCGCCGGGCCGCCGCGCCTCGCCGCCTGGGCCACCCGCTTCGCCCACGGCGAGGTGCTCACGCTGGAGAACGGCGCGCTGCGAGGCGTGTCCCGGCTCGAGGCCGTGCCCCTGGGCCCCGATGCGCGTGGCAACTTCGTCCCGGGCCAGACGGCCTTCGCGCCCGAGGTGCGGCTCGGCACCGGCGAGCAGCGGCTGGCGGTGACGTCCCGCTTCACCACCTTCAGCACCGCCAACTCCCGCCTGCTGCTCGTCCACCCGGAGGGCTCGGCCTCCTTCTTCGCCCAGCCCTCGGTGGCGCCCGTGCCGCTCTCCGGGCTCGGCGCCGGCAGCGCGCTCGGAGACCTGGATGGGGATGGGACGCCGGAGCTGCTCACCACCTCGCCCGAGCTCCAACCCTCGCCAGACGTCCTGCGCGTCTTCAAGACGAACGGGAGCGATCCCACCGCCCATGAGCCCCTGTGGCAAGGCGCCCTGCCCTCCGGCCGCGCCCTGTCCGTGGTGACGGCCAACCTGGACGGGGACAAGCGCCGCGAAGTGGTGGTGGGCCTCACGAAGCCGGACGGCACCGGCGAGCTCTTCCTCTTGCGCCAGGGTGCGCCATGA
- a CDS encoding RNA polymerase sigma factor, which produces MDHSTREQLQRWMARLAEGDREAFTPAFACLQPLLERFCARLLPCREDAEDAAQAALLKVFARASEYDAAREALPWVLGIAAYECRTVLKARARRREAPETEGTEVVDGAAGPEARLLAEDLRHALAEVMGGLRPEDVETLEAAMGERERPAIPGATFRKRLERSLGRLREAWRMRHGVE; this is translated from the coding sequence GTGGACCACAGCACGCGGGAACAGCTCCAGCGGTGGATGGCGCGGCTCGCCGAGGGCGACCGGGAGGCCTTCACGCCGGCCTTCGCCTGCCTCCAGCCGCTGCTGGAGCGCTTCTGTGCACGGTTGCTGCCATGCCGCGAGGACGCCGAGGACGCGGCGCAGGCGGCCCTGCTGAAGGTGTTCGCCCGGGCCTCGGAGTACGACGCGGCGCGTGAGGCCCTGCCGTGGGTGTTGGGCATCGCCGCGTACGAGTGCCGCACCGTGCTCAAGGCGCGGGCGCGCCGGCGCGAAGCCCCCGAGACGGAGGGCACGGAGGTGGTGGACGGGGCCGCGGGGCCCGAGGCGCGACTGCTCGCGGAGGACTTGAGGCACGCGCTGGCGGAGGTGATGGGCGGATTGAGGCCGGAGGATGTGGAGACCCTGGAGGCGGCCATGGGAGAGCGGGAGCGGCCCGCGATTCCTGGCGCCACGTTCCGCAAACGGCTCGAGCGTTCGCTCGGGCGGCTGCGCGAGGCATGGAGGATGCGGCATGGTGTCGAGTGA
- a CDS encoding sensor histidine kinase has translation MRLRTRLALAFALLALVPLAVMVPFTLTELRTTLSRGLDARMEGATVSAQEAVERAAANARRAVEELVESSAMEDLAREARESPGRAIRADTAQPLMKSRGLTVLSLFDRKGTTLSSGHLPARRGDPDPALFAVTRERSPKPVPVKVAVRGDQGLREVPALVTARPVDYGDSRLWVVGGVLLDQGLAAHLSRLTGAEVALISGDTVVARAGSVTPPTVARVLPLGEAATVRLVFSRAAEREATVGVFRSFLLLAGLGLSFAVLLGLLMSRRITQPVEALTSGARRVGEGAWDVQVQVKATGEVGELVKTFNHMTTELRSTTERLVATERVAAWQEVARRLAHEIKNPLTPIRMSLETLMAVQDAQDARFPALFRESAGVILEEVDRLKRIVDEFSRFARLPKPQLEPVDLGELAQNVLSLYASPPEGISIRSEVQPGVVAKADRDQLTQVLVNLVKNAEEAMAKGGGALHVRVRGSEQEAVVEVQDSGPGIAPEHRARIFEPYFTTKEGGTGLGLAIAARILQEHGGKLDVGGEPGQGACFTLSLPRER, from the coding sequence ATGAGACTGAGGACGAGGCTGGCGCTCGCCTTCGCCCTGCTGGCGCTGGTGCCGCTGGCGGTGATGGTGCCCTTCACCCTGACGGAGCTGCGCACCACGCTGTCGCGAGGGCTGGACGCACGCATGGAAGGCGCCACGGTCTCGGCGCAGGAGGCCGTCGAGCGCGCCGCCGCCAACGCGCGCCGGGCGGTGGAGGAGTTGGTGGAGAGCTCCGCCATGGAGGACCTGGCGCGCGAGGCCCGTGAGTCCCCCGGCCGGGCCATCCGCGCGGACACGGCCCAGCCGCTGATGAAGAGCCGGGGCCTGACGGTGCTGTCGCTCTTCGACCGCAAGGGCACCACGCTGTCCTCCGGACACCTGCCCGCGCGGCGGGGGGATCCGGATCCCGCGCTCTTCGCGGTGACGCGGGAGAGGTCCCCCAAGCCGGTGCCTGTGAAGGTGGCGGTGCGAGGAGATCAGGGACTGCGCGAGGTGCCCGCGCTCGTGACGGCGAGGCCGGTGGACTACGGGGACTCACGGCTGTGGGTGGTGGGCGGGGTGCTGCTGGACCAGGGACTGGCGGCGCACCTGTCGAGGCTCACGGGGGCGGAGGTGGCGCTGATTTCAGGGGACACGGTGGTGGCGAGGGCGGGGAGCGTGACGCCGCCCACGGTGGCGCGAGTGCTGCCGCTGGGCGAGGCCGCCACGGTGCGGCTCGTGTTCAGCCGGGCGGCGGAGCGGGAGGCGACGGTGGGCGTGTTCCGCTCGTTCCTGTTGCTGGCCGGATTGGGGCTGAGCTTCGCGGTGCTGCTGGGGCTGTTGATGTCGAGGCGGATCACCCAGCCGGTGGAGGCACTGACGTCGGGAGCGAGGCGCGTGGGCGAGGGCGCATGGGACGTGCAGGTGCAGGTGAAGGCCACGGGCGAGGTGGGCGAGCTGGTGAAGACGTTCAACCACATGACGACGGAGCTGCGCTCGACGACAGAGCGGCTGGTGGCCACGGAGCGCGTGGCGGCGTGGCAGGAGGTGGCGAGGCGGCTGGCGCATGAGATCAAGAATCCGCTGACGCCGATCCGGATGTCGCTGGAGACGCTGATGGCGGTGCAGGACGCGCAGGACGCACGCTTCCCGGCACTGTTCCGGGAGAGCGCGGGCGTCATCCTGGAAGAGGTGGACCGGCTGAAGCGGATTGTCGATGAGTTCAGCCGTTTCGCACGGCTGCCCAAGCCGCAGCTGGAGCCGGTGGACCTGGGCGAGCTGGCGCAGAACGTGCTGTCGCTCTACGCGTCGCCGCCGGAGGGCATCAGCATCCGCTCGGAGGTACAGCCAGGGGTGGTGGCGAAGGCGGACCGGGATCAGCTGACGCAGGTGCTCGTGAACCTGGTGAAGAACGCCGAGGAGGCGATGGCCAAGGGGGGCGGCGCGCTGCACGTGCGGGTGCGAGGCAGCGAGCAGGAGGCGGTGGTGGAGGTGCAGGACAGCGGCCCGGGGATTGCGCCCGAGCACAGGGCCCGCATCTTCGAGCCCTACTTCACGACGAAGGAGGGCGGCACGGGCCTGGGACTGGCGATCGCGGCGAGGATCCTCCAGGAGCACGGCGGCAAGCTGGACGTGGGCGGCGAGCCCGGCCAGGGCGCCTGCTTCACCCTGTCGCTGCCGCGCGAGCGCTGA
- a CDS encoding peptide ABC transporter substrate-binding protein has translation MTLRHALASLLLLGATPSLAAGRVPYGGELRVAHTGPAEPGEPALADSPLEATLLGLLSRPACQVAPDGHLSPAFARELSRPAPQVVRLTLPSPAQATALARAWVRLAGTEAPSPYRALLFPLRGEGRLLSPAGDTLELPLGFPWPDLERALCHPALALPRTVPAALGPFSATGANTVEARLSWSQGRPYLDRLRLRATDERGLSRLWANQEAQVALGVLADSGTPSGAALYATYLAWSPRRVPPDFRQAVESALEREDLTRLFVRGPAVPMPNLLPPALLPVSPGARPTPPPAPQAGRKVTLVYDSGNEDQRAVAERLQVRLHDRGYAVALEPLPRAELRARWARGEYELMLHSLLLPPVPGPALAVVLDAAGRKDLLGVELPRIGALPDAAARDTRARERALALAPSVPLLPLYAQGLALRAAPEVGGLVFDAQGLPMLDGAWLQPAVTGVPGARR, from the coding sequence ATGACGCTCCGCCACGCTCTCGCCAGCCTCCTCCTGCTCGGGGCCACGCCGTCGCTCGCCGCTGGCCGCGTTCCGTACGGAGGCGAGCTGCGCGTCGCCCACACCGGCCCCGCCGAGCCCGGAGAGCCGGCCCTCGCCGACAGCCCCCTCGAGGCCACCCTGCTCGGGCTGCTCTCCCGGCCCGCCTGCCAGGTGGCCCCGGACGGGCACCTGTCGCCCGCGTTCGCCCGCGAGCTGTCACGCCCGGCTCCGCAGGTGGTGCGCCTCACCCTGCCCTCGCCCGCGCAGGCCACCGCGCTCGCCCGGGCCTGGGTCCGGCTCGCCGGCACCGAGGCCCCCTCGCCCTACCGCGCCCTCCTCTTTCCGCTGCGTGGCGAGGGCCGGCTGCTCTCCCCGGCTGGCGACACCCTGGAGCTGCCACTCGGCTTCCCGTGGCCGGACCTGGAGCGCGCGCTGTGCCACCCCGCGCTCGCCCTGCCGCGGACTGTTCCCGCGGCGCTCGGCCCGTTCTCCGCCACGGGTGCCAACACCGTGGAAGCCCGGCTCTCGTGGAGCCAGGGCCGGCCCTACCTGGACAGGCTGCGGCTGCGAGCCACGGACGAGCGCGGACTGTCACGCCTGTGGGCGAACCAAGAGGCCCAGGTGGCGCTGGGCGTCCTGGCGGATTCGGGCACGCCCTCGGGCGCGGCGCTGTACGCCACGTATCTGGCCTGGTCTCCGCGGCGCGTGCCCCCGGACTTCCGGCAGGCGGTGGAGAGCGCCCTGGAGCGCGAGGATCTCACCCGCCTCTTCGTGCGCGGCCCGGCCGTGCCCATGCCGAACCTGCTGCCCCCCGCGCTCCTCCCGGTGTCCCCGGGCGCGCGTCCCACGCCGCCGCCCGCGCCCCAGGCCGGACGCAAGGTGACGCTCGTGTATGACTCGGGCAACGAGGACCAGCGCGCGGTGGCCGAGCGCCTCCAGGTGCGGCTGCACGACCGGGGTTACGCCGTGGCCCTGGAGCCCCTGCCGCGCGCCGAGCTGCGCGCCCGCTGGGCCCGGGGTGAGTACGAGCTGATGCTGCACTCGCTGCTGCTGCCGCCCGTGCCCGGCCCGGCGCTGGCGGTGGTGCTGGACGCCGCGGGCCGGAAGGATCTGCTCGGGGTGGAGCTGCCGCGCATCGGCGCCCTGCCCGACGCCGCGGCGCGAGACACGCGGGCGAGGGAGCGGGCCCTGGCACTCGCCCCGTCCGTGCCGCTGCTGCCGCTCTACGCACAGGGGCTGGCACTGCGCGCGGCGCCGGAGGTGGGAGGCCTCGTCTTCGACGCCCAGGGGCTGCCCATGCTGGACGGGGCCTGGCTGCAACCGGCGGTGACGGGTGTCCCGGGAGCCCGGAGATGA
- a CDS encoding DEAD/DEAH box helicase, which produces MSDTFDQLGLSPESLDAVRRARFERPTPIQAQAIPPALAGRDVIGCAATGTGKTAAYVLPLVERFAGRKGTLGLVLAPTRELVQQISGPVDFFGGPRGVTHAVVIGGEDMEAQAEALKRRPTLVLATPGRLVDLLGSRVAAFPQLEALVLDEADRMLDMGFQPQLEAILAALPRRRQTLLFSATLGPDVSRFAREELNRPVRVEVTRSGTPAERAEQRLYVVKPEEKSALLLTLLARDEATALIFAASKERADKVHKALERAGYRCGVLHADRTQSQRTQTMKAFREGTYRCLVATDIAARGLDVEDVGHVINYDLPHAPEDYVHRIGRTARASASGVASTFVTAKDRLMTERIEQIMRAGIPRATVPREDPVFQAEWERHQAAQRDPGPPQKDHGVSKRDSGQAPGRHAKSHGRTPRK; this is translated from the coding sequence GTGAGCGACACCTTTGACCAGCTCGGCCTGTCCCCCGAGTCCCTCGACGCCGTCCGCCGCGCGCGGTTCGAGCGGCCCACGCCCATCCAGGCGCAAGCCATTCCCCCGGCGCTCGCGGGCCGGGACGTCATCGGCTGCGCGGCCACGGGCACGGGGAAGACCGCCGCGTACGTGCTGCCGCTGGTGGAACGCTTTGCCGGCCGCAAGGGGACGCTGGGGCTGGTGCTCGCGCCCACCCGCGAGCTGGTGCAGCAGATCTCCGGGCCGGTGGACTTCTTCGGGGGTCCGCGCGGCGTCACGCACGCGGTGGTCATCGGCGGCGAGGACATGGAGGCGCAGGCCGAGGCCCTGAAGCGCCGGCCCACGCTGGTGCTGGCCACGCCGGGGCGGCTGGTGGATCTGTTGGGGTCTCGTGTCGCGGCGTTCCCGCAGCTGGAGGCCCTGGTGCTGGACGAGGCGGACCGGATGCTGGACATGGGCTTCCAGCCGCAGCTCGAGGCCATCCTCGCGGCGCTGCCCCGGCGGCGGCAGACGCTGCTGTTCTCCGCGACGCTGGGGCCGGACGTGAGCCGCTTCGCCCGCGAGGAGCTGAACCGGCCGGTGCGGGTGGAGGTGACGCGCAGTGGGACGCCCGCCGAGCGCGCCGAGCAGCGGCTGTACGTGGTGAAGCCCGAGGAGAAGTCCGCGCTGCTGTTGACGCTGCTGGCGAGGGACGAGGCGACGGCGCTCATCTTCGCGGCGTCGAAGGAGCGGGCGGACAAGGTGCACAAGGCGCTGGAGCGGGCGGGGTACCGGTGCGGGGTGCTGCACGCGGACCGGACGCAGAGCCAGCGCACCCAGACGATGAAGGCCTTCCGCGAGGGGACGTACCGGTGCCTGGTGGCCACGGACATCGCGGCGCGCGGGCTGGACGTGGAGGACGTGGGGCACGTCATCAACTACGACCTGCCGCACGCGCCGGAGGACTACGTGCACCGGATTGGCCGCACGGCGCGCGCCTCGGCGAGTGGCGTGGCTTCGACGTTCGTCACGGCGAAGGACCGGCTGATGACCGAGCGCATCGAGCAGATCATGCGGGCCGGTATTCCCCGCGCGACGGTGCCGCGCGAGGACCCCGTCTTCCAGGCGGAGTGGGAGCGCCACCAGGCGGCACAGCGCGACCCGGGCCCTCCGCAGAAGGACCACGGGGTGTCCAAGCGGGACTCGGGGCAGGCCCCGGGCCGGCACGCGAAGTCGCACGGGCGCACGCCTCGGAAGTGA